From one Magnolia sinica isolate HGM2019 chromosome 18, MsV1, whole genome shotgun sequence genomic stretch:
- the LOC131233987 gene encoding DEAD-box ATP-dependent RNA helicase 7: MPSLLLSDPLLSDESKDKKKKDKKMSNTVLQTLEIDSIKKKKNKKRESEAQEINGSDSSEGSSDKNRKIKKKKRKASEEEEKSETSTELGESVDRKAVSGSTKKPRFGEKEKGRLTDEEGEVIADGDVKKVADPNAVSNFKISKAVRETLKSKGIESLFPIQAMTFNMVLNGADLVGRARTGQGKTLAFVLPILESLTNGHAKESRKTGYGRPPSVLVLLPTRELATQVHADFEVYGGAVGLSCCCLYGGASYRPQEIALKRGVDIVVGTPGRIKDFLEKGTINLSSLKFRVLDEADEMLRMGFVDDVELILGKVDDVSKVQTLLFSATLPSWVKEISSRFLKPEKKTIDLVGNEKMKASTNVRHIALPCSHSARSQLIPDVIRCYSSGGRTIIFTETKSSCSELSDLLRGSRALHGDIQQSQREVTLAGFRSGKFMILVATNVAARGLDINDVQLIIQCEPPRDVEAYIHRSGRTGRAGNTGVAVLLYEPKKSYAISKLERESGVKFEHVSAPRPADIAKSAGLEAAETISQVSDSVVPVFRSTAEELLSSSGLSAVDLLAKALAKTAGYTEIKKRSLLSSLENHVTLLLEAGKPIYTPSYALGVLRRFLPEEKIDRIKGMSLTADGRAAVFDVPAEDVDLILAGQQNADMVSIEVANELPPLQDKEQSRGGSGWRSGRFGSGGGGGSANRFSGGRGGRGGFPDRRTGGFSSGGGRGAGGRGRRW; the protein is encoded by the exons ATGCCTTCGCTTCTCCTATCTGACCCTTTACTCTCTGACGAATCCAAagacaagaagaagaaggataAGAAGATGTCGAATACGGTTCTTCAAACCCTAGAAATTGATTccatcaagaagaagaagaacaagaagcgAGAATCAGAAGCTCAAGAAATCAACGGCTCTGATTCTTCCGAAGGATCGTCCGACAAGAACAGGAagatcaagaagaagaagaggaaggcttccgaggaagaagagaaaagcgAAACGAGTACTGAATTAGGAGAGTCGGTTGACCGGAAAGCCGTCAGTGGATCGACGAAGAAGCCGAGGTTCGGGGAGAAGGAGAAGGGGCGTTTGACGGACGAGGAAGGAGAGGTGATTGCGGATGGAGATGTCAAGAAAGTAGCGGATCCCAACGCGGTGTCGAATTTCAAGATCTCGAAGGCTGTAAGGGAGACACTGAAGTCGAAGGGGATTGAGTCGCTGTTTCCTATTCAGGCCATGACCTTCAATATGGTCCTCAATGGTGCTGATTTGGTGGGCCGGGCTCGCACTGGTCAG GGGAAAACATTGGCCTTTGTTTTGCCCATTTTGGAGTCTCTAACGAATGGGCATGCCAAGGAATCAAGGAAGACAGGGTATGGAAGGCCACCAAGTGTCTTGGTACTTCTACCCACAAGGGAGCTGGCAACACAG GTTCATGCAGACTTCGAGGTTTATGGTGGGGCAGTGGGATTATCTTGCTGTTGTCTATATGGAGGAGCTTCTTATCGTCCTCAAGAGATTGCCCTGAAAAGAGGGGTTGATATAGTTGTTGGAACCCCCGGGCGGATAAAG GATTTTTTAGAGAAGGGAACTATCAACTTGAGCTCATTAAAATTCCGTGTCCTTGATGAGGCTGATGAAATGCTGAGGATGGGTTTCGTTGATGATGTTGAACTTATTCTCG GTAAGGTTGATGATGTAAGCAAAGTCCAGACACTTCTCTTTAGTGCTACCTTACCTTCTTGGGTGAAAgag ATCTCATCAAGGTTTCTCAAACCCGAGAAGAAGACCATTGATCTTGTTGGTAATGAGAAAATGAAAGCTAGTACCAATGTTAGGCATATTGCCCTTCCCTGCTCTCATTCAGCAAGATCCCAACTTATTCCTGATGTTATTCGTTGTTATAGCAG TGGAGGGCGTACTATTATTTTCACTGAGACAAAGAGTTCCTGCTCTGAACTTTCTGACTTGTTGCGTGGATCACGGGCATTGCATGGGGACATACAACAGTCCCAACGAGAA GTCACACTTGCTGGATTCAGATCAGGCAAGTTCATGATTTTAGTGGCAACAAATGTTGCAGCACGTGGCTTGGACATCAATGATGTGCAGTTGATTATTCAG TGTGAGCCCCCGCGAGATGTAGAAGCTTACATCCATCGATCTGGCCGCACAGGGAGAgctg GCAATACTGGAGTTGCTGTATTATTATATGAACCAAAGAAGTCATATGCCATTTCTAAATTGGAAAGAGAGTCAGGTGTAAAATTTGAGCACGTCTCAGCTCCTCGGCCTGCTGATATTGCTAAGTCAGCTGGCTTAGAAGCAGCTGAAACAATTTCCCAAGTCTCTGATAG TGTGGTACCAGTTTTCAGATCAACAGCAGAGGAACTTTTGAGTTCCTCTGGTCTATCAGCGGTTGATCTACTTGCAAAAGCACTGGCAAAAACAGCT GGTTATACTGAAATCAAGAAGAGATCGCTGCTCAGTTCCTTGGAGAACCATGTGACTCTACTTCTTGAGGCTGGAAAACCCATCTACACACCATC GTATGCTCTCGGTGTGCTGAGGAGATTCTTGCCAGAGGAAAAGATTGACAGAATTAAGGGTATGTCTCTTACGGCTGATGGCAGAGCTGCAGTGTTTGATGTGCCAGCTGAAGATGTTGACTTGATTTTAGCAG GTCAACAAAATGCAGACATGGTGAGCATTGAGGTTGCAAATGAGCTGCCACCCCTTCAAGACAAGGAACAGTCAAGAGGGGGTAGTGGATGGCGTTCAGGAAGGTTTGGCAGCGGTGGGGGTGGCGGCAGTGCTAATAGATTTTCTGGAGGGAGAGGTGGCAGGGGTGGCTTTCCTGATAGAAGAACTGGTGGGTTTTCCAGTGGTGGTGGCAGAGGTGCTGGTGGCCGTGGCCGTAGGTGGTGA